One Brassica oleracea var. oleracea cultivar TO1000 chromosome C7, BOL, whole genome shotgun sequence genomic window carries:
- the LOC106303568 gene encoding uncharacterized protein LOC106303568 gives MLKSINLPISCNFSSFPHLKPSRKAQSLSQPRNLTLVQSRAPLPFLKPDRILLGNNNRQFLKHEKKGLFHVCRSSLNNPDPDKTEIQDEGRDWTSSVLLFALWGALLYYCFNLAPDQTPTQDLYFLKKLLNLKGDDGFRMNQILVGLWYIMGLWPVVYAMLLLPTGRSKTQAWPFVVFSFFGGVYALLPYFALWNPPSPPVSESELRQWPFNVLESKVTAGVTLVAGLGLILYALVGNAGDWKEFYQYFRESKFIHVTSLDFCLLSAFAPFWVYNDMTARKWFDKGRWLLPVSVVPFLGPSLYLLLRPALSETTAPTDSSASSSDPSQ, from the exons ATGTTGAAGAGTATTAACCTCCCTATCTCCTGCAACTTCTCTAGCTTTCCTCATCTAAAACCCTCCAGAAAAGCCCAATCCCTAAGCCAACCCCGAAACCTCACCCTTGTACAATCAAGAGCTCCTTTGCCTTTTCTGAAACCCGATAGAATTCTCCTTGGCAACAACAACAGACAATTCTTGAAACACGAGAAGAAGGGTCTCTTCCATGTGTGCAGAAGCTCACTAAACAACCCAGATCCAGACAAAACTGAAATTCAAGATGAAGGAAGAGACTGGACGAGCTCTGTATTGCTTTTCGCTCTCTGGGGTGCGCTTCTTTACTACTGCTTCAATCTTGCTCCTGATCAAACCCCA ACACAAGACTTGTACTTTCTGAAAAAGCTGTTGAATTTGAAAGGTGATGATGGTTTTAGAATGAACCAGATCCTTGTTGGGTTATGGTATATAATGGGTTTATGGCCTGTTGTATACGCTATGCTCTTACTTCCCACTGGTCGAAG TAAAACTCAGGCATGGCCTTTCGTTGTTTTTTCCTTCTTTGGTGGCGTCTACGCTTTGCTACCTTATTTTGCACTGTGGAATCCTCCTTCTCCTCCCGTTTCCGAGTCTGAGCTTAGACAATGGCCTTTCAATGTTCTGGAATCAAAAGTGACTGCTGGGGTTACTCTTGTTGCAGGCCTGGGTTTAATTCTTTATGCCTTAGTTGGTAACGCCGGTGACTGGAAAGAGTTTTATCAGTACTTTCGAGAGAGCAAATTC ATACATGTCACGAGTCTAGATTTCTGCCTACTCTCTGCTTTTGCTCCGTTTTGGGTTTACAATGACATGACCGCCAGAAAATG GTTTGATAAAGGCCGTTGGCTGTTACCTGTATCCGTGGTGCCATTCTTGGGACCTTCTTTGTATCTTCTCTTACGACCAGCATTGTCAGAGACTACAGCTCCCACAGATTCTTCTGCCTCATCTTCTGACCCAAGTCAATAG
- the LOC106304177 gene encoding uncharacterized protein LOC106304177 — protein MSRQSQLFTLLRRRFQSPSSSDAPTETLRKRITDLQKSKKRRNPIKNQFLVEVPESRSYLDTATMPMFLAVVGIALFAKVLMMIDDSKSQEMIERKIKNAPEGQGTVRMIEREEWDEFREVRPRTPFESKLARPNAQIRTGEPVRKDDLKNWTIDVLTNALSRTEESVRRGGSS, from the exons ATGTCTAGGCAGAGTCAGTTATTTACACTGCTTAGGAGAAGGTTTCAATCACCTTCGTCTAGTGATGCCCCAACGGAGACCTTAAGAAAAAGGATAACTGATTTGCAGAAAAGTAAGAAGCGAAGGAACCCAATAAAGAACCAGTTTCTCGTTGAGGTTCCAGAATCAAGATCCTATTTGGACACGGCAACGATGCCTATGTTCCTAGCTGTGGTCGGTATTGCATTGTTTGCAAAAGTGTTAATGATG ATTGATGATTCGAAATCTCAAGAAATGATTGAACGGAAGATAAAGAATGCACCAGAAGGGCAAGGCACAGTGAGGATGATCGAACGTGAGGAGTGGGATGAGTTTAGAGAAGTAAGGCCAAGAACACCTTTTGAGTCCAAGCTTGCTCGCCCAAACGCGCAAATAAGAACTGGAGAGCCTGTGCGCAAG GATGACTTGAAGAACTGGACGATAGACGTGCTAACAAATGCGCTTTCGCGAACTGAAGAAAGTGTTCGTCGCGGTGGTTCCAGTTAA